In the genome of Granulibacter bethesdensis CGDNIH1, one region contains:
- a CDS encoding GIY-YIG nuclease family protein — MAKAKFTEDDDALLDELGVEVEAPHHGSRTPKEERIIAGFEEIQRFFDEHGLPPQHGEEREIFERLYAVRLDRLHEQAECRAILEPLDHQGLLKGQVNKKAVEPDELDDDELLAQLGMGAATPDDITNLKHVRSVADKRAAEVVANRTVCADFSIFQPLFAEVRADLNTGTRETRRFGENAEIKKGEFFILGGQFAYVADVGEEFVAEYGRPDRRLRVIYDNGTESDLLLRSFQRALYKDEGGRRITDPALGPLFGDQWEPDDIESGTIYVLRSHSTHPFVSEHRELIHKIGVTGGKVETRIANAAHDATYLLADVEVVATYKLADINRTKLEGIFHRIFAPAQLDLTLQDRFGHLVRPREWFLVPLHVIDKAVQCIRDGSIAHMTYDVKTASMMKLGQ; from the coding sequence GTGGCTAAGGCTAAATTCACCGAGGACGATGACGCGCTTCTCGATGAGCTTGGTGTTGAGGTTGAGGCTCCCCACCACGGTAGTCGAACGCCAAAGGAAGAGCGCATCATTGCCGGGTTTGAGGAAATCCAGCGCTTTTTCGATGAACATGGCCTGCCGCCGCAACATGGCGAAGAGCGGGAGATTTTTGAGCGCTTATATGCCGTGCGGCTTGATCGGCTTCATGAACAGGCGGAGTGCCGTGCGATTTTGGAACCCTTGGACCACCAGGGACTGCTCAAAGGCCAGGTGAATAAAAAGGCCGTGGAGCCTGACGAGTTGGACGATGATGAGCTTCTGGCACAGCTCGGCATGGGTGCGGCCACACCGGATGACATCACTAATCTGAAGCACGTCCGGTCCGTGGCAGATAAGCGCGCCGCCGAAGTGGTAGCCAATCGGACCGTTTGCGCCGATTTCAGCATCTTCCAGCCGCTGTTTGCCGAGGTACGGGCCGATCTTAATACCGGCACGCGTGAGACCCGGCGGTTTGGTGAAAACGCCGAGATCAAGAAGGGGGAGTTTTTCATCCTGGGCGGCCAGTTTGCTTATGTGGCTGATGTGGGGGAGGAGTTCGTCGCAGAATATGGCCGGCCAGACCGGCGGCTGCGGGTTATCTATGACAATGGGACGGAAAGCGATCTGCTTTTAAGGTCATTCCAGCGTGCCTTGTATAAAGACGAAGGCGGGCGGCGGATCACCGATCCTGCCCTTGGGCCGCTGTTTGGCGACCAATGGGAGCCAGATGATATTGAAAGCGGCACTATCTATGTGCTGCGGAGCCATTCGACACACCCGTTTGTCTCAGAGCATCGTGAACTAATTCACAAAATCGGCGTGACTGGTGGCAAGGTGGAGACGCGCATAGCGAACGCCGCGCATGATGCCACTTACCTGCTGGCGGATGTTGAAGTTGTCGCGACCTACAAACTGGCCGATATAAATCGGACCAAGCTGGAGGGTATATTTCACAGAATTTTTGCCCCAGCCCAGCTTGATCTCACCCTTCAAGATCGCTTTGGGCATCTTGTCCGGCCAAGGGAGTGGTTTCTTGTTCCACTACATGTGATTGATAAAGCTGTGCAATGTATCCGAGATGGCTCGATTGCCCACATGACCTATGACGTGAAAACTGCTAGCATGATGAAACTAGGCCAGTAG
- a CDS encoding class I SAM-dependent DNA methyltransferase: MNAVEIEQAVTALAEQPFDAAEFPFAFLQAFGNKETTIKRLRKGESNKSDIAGPWGGVLQANNIHIAVCSPGEVPLTFAALKSSPATARAKARFVLATDGITLEAEDLSSDEAPIACAYPDFPNHFGFFLPLAGITTVRQIRESSFDIRATSRLNRLYVELLKDNPEWGTAERRHEMNHFMARLIFCFFAEDTNIFNGAGLFTKTIETMSAKDASNTHEVIEMLFRAMNTKEAERAAAGIPRWAAVFPYVNGGLFSGSTATPKFSRIAQRYLLYVGNLDWTKINPDIFGSMIQAVADDEERGALGMHYTSVPNILKVLNPLFLDDLRGRLEEAGDNARKLLNLRNRMAKIRVFDPACGSGNFLVIAYKQMRAIEAEINRRRGEAERRTEIPLTNFRGIELRDFPAEIARLALIIAEYQCDVLYRGQMEALAEFLPLDAQNWIVCENALQLDWLSVCPSTGTGVKLHAEDLFHTPLDQPQIDFENEGGETYICGNPPYVGDKKQNVDQKQDIQRLFAGRTDRWRSFDYVCGFLFKAVEYGAKVGNWSAAFVTTNSVTQGVQVSQFWPLVMNQAEIRFAHTSFKWSNLAAKNAGVTCVILGLASRSTKSPKTLFFGDARRNVAEITPYLTSGHTVFVQEFSTPLSALSEMLLGNFAKDGGNLLIDRDDLEAIDRIGAGFLRPIYGAQEFIKGIQRYCFWVQDHDIENARRSKDLVRRFDRVAEYRRQSVKAATAAWATKPHRFVEIRSRDYTSAIIVPRVSSEGRDYLPTGLLPPRSIVTEAFALYDAPLWNMALIASRLHLVWIATVCGKLETRYRYSNTLGWNTFPVPTLTEKNKADLTRCAEEILLAREAHFPATIAELYNPANMPADLRAAHERNDEVLERIYIGRRFRNDTERLEKLFALYTEMTAKQGKAAKGKGRGGARAGQMATPGQEDALV; encoded by the coding sequence ATGAACGCTGTTGAAATTGAACAGGCCGTCACCGCCCTGGCCGAGCAACCGTTTGACGCGGCTGAGTTCCCGTTTGCCTTCCTGCAAGCCTTTGGGAACAAGGAAACCACCATCAAGCGCCTGCGCAAGGGCGAGTCCAACAAGTCCGACATTGCTGGACCTTGGGGCGGCGTGCTTCAGGCCAATAACATCCACATCGCTGTCTGCTCCCCGGGGGAAGTGCCCCTGACCTTTGCCGCCCTGAAGTCCAGCCCGGCCACCGCGCGGGCCAAGGCGCGGTTTGTGCTGGCCACGGACGGCATCACACTGGAAGCCGAGGATTTATCGTCCGACGAAGCCCCGATTGCCTGTGCCTATCCCGACTTTCCCAACCATTTCGGCTTTTTCCTGCCGCTCGCCGGCATCACCACGGTCCGCCAAATCCGGGAAAGCTCGTTCGACATCCGCGCCACCAGTCGCTTGAACCGGCTTTATGTGGAGCTGCTGAAGGACAACCCCGAATGGGGCACCGCCGAGCGCCGCCATGAGATGAACCATTTCATGGCCCGTCTCATCTTCTGCTTCTTTGCTGAAGACACCAATATTTTCAACGGCGCCGGGCTGTTCACCAAGACCATCGAGACGATGAGCGCGAAAGATGCCTCGAACACCCATGAGGTGATCGAGATGCTGTTTCGCGCCATGAACACCAAGGAGGCCGAGCGTGCCGCTGCCGGCATCCCGCGTTGGGCCGCTGTTTTTCCTTATGTGAATGGCGGCTTGTTCTCAGGCAGCACGGCCACGCCGAAATTTTCCCGCATCGCCCAGCGCTACCTGCTCTATGTCGGTAACCTGGACTGGACGAAGATCAACCCCGATATTTTCGGCTCCATGATCCAGGCCGTGGCGGATGACGAGGAGCGCGGCGCTTTGGGCATGCACTACACCAGCGTGCCGAATATTTTGAAGGTGCTCAACCCGCTGTTTTTGGATGATCTGCGCGGCAGGCTGGAGGAAGCCGGGGACAATGCGCGCAAATTGCTGAATTTGCGCAACCGCATGGCCAAAATCCGGGTTTTTGACCCCGCCTGCGGCTCGGGCAATTTTCTGGTCATCGCCTATAAGCAGATGCGGGCGATTGAGGCCGAGATCAACCGCCGCCGGGGCGAAGCCGAGCGCCGGACCGAAATCCCGCTGACCAATTTCCGGGGCATCGAGCTGCGCGATTTTCCGGCGGAAATTGCGCGCCTGGCGCTGATTATCGCGGAATATCAGTGCGATGTGCTTTATCGTGGCCAAATGGAGGCACTGGCGGAATTTTTGCCGCTGGATGCCCAGAACTGGATCGTCTGTGAAAATGCGCTTCAGTTAGATTGGCTGAGTGTCTGCCCTTCGACGGGGACGGGCGTGAAGCTCCATGCCGAGGACCTCTTTCATACCCCCCTCGACCAACCACAGATCGATTTTGAAAACGAGGGTGGGGAGACATATATTTGTGGAAACCCGCCCTATGTAGGGGACAAAAAGCAGAACGTCGACCAAAAGCAGGATATTCAGAGGCTATTCGCGGGACGGACAGATCGGTGGCGGTCCTTCGATTACGTTTGCGGCTTTTTGTTTAAGGCTGTTGAATATGGCGCAAAAGTTGGCAACTGGTCAGCCGCTTTTGTGACGACCAACTCTGTTACGCAAGGCGTCCAGGTCTCACAATTTTGGCCGCTTGTGATGAACCAAGCCGAAATTCGTTTTGCTCACACATCATTTAAGTGGTCAAATCTCGCTGCAAAAAATGCCGGCGTAACATGTGTTATTCTCGGTCTTGCCTCACGTAGCACAAAGTCGCCAAAGACTCTCTTTTTCGGTGATGCACGGCGAAATGTTGCTGAGATTACCCCCTATCTAACGTCCGGACATACAGTATTCGTCCAAGAATTTTCAACCCCGTTATCTGCATTGTCGGAAATGTTGCTTGGGAATTTTGCCAAGGATGGCGGAAACCTTTTGATAGATCGCGATGATTTAGAGGCAATCGATCGCATCGGCGCCGGGTTCCTGCGGCCAATATACGGAGCTCAAGAGTTTATCAAAGGTATTCAGAGATACTGTTTTTGGGTTCAGGACCACGACATAGAGAATGCGCGCCGAAGCAAGGACTTAGTTCGACGGTTTGATCGTGTTGCCGAATATCGGCGCCAGAGCGTAAAGGCCGCGACTGCGGCCTGGGCGACAAAGCCCCATAGGTTCGTCGAGATAAGGTCACGTGACTATACCAGCGCCATAATCGTGCCTCGGGTCAGTTCAGAAGGCCGGGATTATCTGCCAACAGGATTATTGCCCCCGCGATCAATCGTCACGGAAGCCTTCGCCCTCTACGACGCCCCGCTCTGGAACATGGCGCTCATCGCCTCGCGCCTGCATCTGGTGTGGATCGCCACGGTCTGCGGCAAGCTGGAAACCCGATACCGCTATTCCAACACGTTGGGCTGGAACACCTTCCCCGTGCCCACGCTCACCGAGAAGAACAAAGCCGACCTCACGCGTTGCGCCGAGGAGATTCTGCTGGCGCGCGAGGCGCATTTCCCCGCCACCATTGCCGAATTGTACAACCCGGCTAACATGCCCGCCGATTTGCGCGCGGCTCATGAGCGCAATGATGAAGTGCTGGAGCGCATCTATATCGGCCGCCGGTTCAGGAACGACACCGAGCGGCTGGAAAAGCTGTTCGCCCTCTATACCGAGATGACCGCAAAGCAAGGCAAAGCCGCCAAGGGCAAAGGCCGGGGCGGGGCGCGCGCGGGCCAGATGGCCACGCCGGGCCAAGAGGACGCACTTGTTTAA
- a CDS encoding ImmA/IrrE family metallo-endopeptidase, which yields MPSREWLSLPREIREAIEAHQFEAPVKIGAVAREMELEMKSATLAPGISGEIRPNGVQQGRFVVRINRHDPSRRQRFTAAHELAHYLLHRDHIGSGIEDDVLYRSSLSDRREAEANRLAADILMPEELVQEMLETARTLKIENPVEYLADQFEVSEAAMKIRLGIS from the coding sequence ATGCCGAGTAGAGAATGGCTGTCACTCCCGAGGGAAATCAGGGAAGCAATCGAAGCCCACCAGTTTGAGGCGCCGGTTAAGATTGGTGCCGTCGCGCGTGAAATGGAGCTTGAAATGAAGTCGGCGACTCTCGCGCCGGGTATTTCTGGCGAAATTAGGCCGAATGGAGTGCAGCAGGGGCGATTCGTTGTCCGCATTAATAGGCATGATCCGTCTCGCAGACAGAGGTTTACCGCTGCCCACGAGCTTGCTCATTATCTGCTTCACCGCGATCATATCGGGTCAGGAATAGAAGATGATGTTTTGTATCGCTCTTCTCTTTCAGATAGAAGAGAGGCCGAGGCCAATCGACTGGCGGCGGATATTCTGATGCCAGAGGAACTTGTGCAAGAGATGTTGGAAACTGCTCGAACCCTAAAAATCGAAAATCCCGTTGAGTATCTTGCCGATCAATTTGAAGTATCCGAAGCAGCCATGAAGATTAGGCTCGGTATTTCCTAA
- a CDS encoding sce7726 family protein, translated as MDENDIKAAVLNYLLLQGRIKRGCAIANEFALRKASVRADLAILEQRFIGIEIKSPADSLRRLETQINSYKEYFDQVMMFVATNHVKNINLNDYQGVEVYAVGQSSHITPISQQTDSKQASGEALLKLLTKNERERLCVDETPMQERRAFELAFSKRYCETSELFWNVVGKRRRIKVLDLHLLSKYRPQREAALFLKKQNEQRWTQWTSEIMGLTPTTV; from the coding sequence TTGGACGAGAATGACATCAAAGCTGCGGTACTCAATTACCTCTTGCTTCAGGGCAGGATAAAACGCGGCTGTGCCATCGCAAATGAATTCGCCTTACGGAAGGCCAGCGTTCGGGCTGACCTTGCTATACTTGAGCAAAGATTCATTGGCATCGAAATAAAAAGTCCCGCTGATAGTCTTCGACGCTTGGAAACTCAGATCAACTCCTACAAAGAGTATTTTGATCAAGTCATGATGTTTGTTGCAACTAATCACGTCAAGAATATAAACTTGAATGACTACCAAGGCGTCGAAGTTTACGCTGTAGGTCAGTCATCACATATTACACCAATTAGCCAACAAACTGACAGTAAACAAGCCTCTGGCGAAGCCCTTCTTAAGCTCTTAACCAAAAACGAACGAGAGCGACTTTGCGTTGATGAAACGCCAATGCAGGAACGTCGGGCATTTGAGCTGGCTTTTTCTAAGAGATATTGTGAAACGAGTGAATTGTTTTGGAATGTCGTCGGAAAACGAAGAAGAATTAAGGTGCTCGATCTCCATCTCCTTAGTAAATATCGTCCACAGAGGGAAGCTGCGCTCTTTTTAAAGAAGCAGAATGAACAGCGCTGGACGCAATGGACAAGCGAGATTATGGGCTTGACACCTACGACAGTCTAG
- a CDS encoding beta family protein: MRALDEVNYIPLLSLRPAEMQALEELPERDKDLLLPFFQLGPWTTAHHLSSALTRMEESYGDRPCFVTLAEPDQNGGDRPVHQQLAALRNPENGYDAWCKFIENQSNFIPAVQLHTPTQLNTQVSRLHSLGRGLIVSVEQAGFAGLTALAQIIGTLTDAGSGVVFLLDFGKIRDANAVEGRALDLSQQVLQVAPQSFISISASSFPDSFGTCTGQEIYERVAFNNAASKAGTRLIYSDRGSARAERQLGGGGPPIPRIDYPLRGEWKFFRSEDGEDRIAAYIEQAQDVIRSSDWDADLRIWGTQMIERTALGDHSAIVSPKRSTAARINIHLHRQLFYGNPDAMYDTDDEWSD, from the coding sequence GTGAGGGCGTTAGACGAAGTCAATTATATTCCTCTTTTGTCGCTTCGCCCTGCTGAAATGCAGGCTCTGGAAGAACTCCCCGAACGTGACAAAGATTTGTTGTTGCCGTTCTTTCAGTTGGGCCCGTGGACAACTGCTCATCATCTGAGTAGCGCGTTAACTCGTATGGAAGAGAGTTATGGCGATAGGCCGTGCTTTGTAACTCTTGCGGAACCTGACCAAAACGGTGGAGATCGTCCTGTACATCAGCAGCTTGCAGCATTACGAAACCCTGAAAATGGATATGACGCTTGGTGTAAATTCATCGAGAATCAGAGCAATTTTATCCCTGCCGTTCAGCTTCATACTCCTACTCAGCTTAACACTCAGGTTTCACGTTTGCACTCGTTGGGGCGAGGGTTGATAGTATCTGTTGAGCAAGCAGGCTTTGCCGGTTTAACGGCCTTGGCTCAAATTATAGGAACATTAACCGACGCTGGAAGCGGCGTCGTGTTCCTGCTTGATTTCGGAAAAATTCGTGATGCCAACGCTGTTGAAGGTCGCGCTTTGGATTTGTCACAGCAAGTTCTGCAAGTGGCTCCCCAAAGCTTCATTTCTATATCTGCATCATCTTTTCCGGACAGTTTTGGGACTTGTACCGGCCAAGAGATTTACGAACGGGTAGCATTTAACAATGCTGCATCAAAAGCTGGTACGCGCCTCATCTATAGCGACCGTGGAAGCGCACGAGCAGAAAGGCAATTAGGGGGAGGAGGTCCCCCTATACCCCGCATTGACTACCCACTTAGAGGTGAATGGAAGTTTTTTCGATCAGAAGATGGCGAAGATCGGATAGCCGCTTACATAGAGCAAGCTCAGGATGTAATCCGTTCATCGGATTGGGATGCCGATCTACGAATTTGGGGAACTCAAATGATTGAGCGTACAGCTCTTGGGGATCATTCTGCAATCGTTTCTCCAAAAAGATCAACTGCGGCTAGAATAAACATTCATCTTCACCGGCAGCTCTTTTACGGCAACCCCGACGCCATGTATGATACTGACGATGAGTGGTCTGATTAA
- the mobF gene encoding MobF family relaxase has product MVATISALTSAGQAASYYEADDYYAEGGLAPSEWLGQGAQVLDLAGAVDHEQFARLLEGHVAGQSLGTMREGEWEHRPGWDVTFSAPKSVSIMAEVAGDRRLIAVHERAVKTALGLAEQHFTATRLREDGSIRREATGNLVIASFRHGTSRALDPQLHTHNVILNMTRDKAGQWRSLEPRAFYQMQKLMGAVYRQELAAEVQRLGYAIERGKDSTFEIAGIGTETLEAFSQRSAAIEARLAERGKSRDQASAAEKQVAALDAGGGRVIECDTREARFAQIAQDYASLDTKERRKALVIEPSREGRDVLTKEIRHRLAENGALHGPTVETARLVPRDLTRAEAKDAHSYAIGDTIRFAKDYADKGVSKAQAYRVVGIDTKKAALTLADQHGGAIDWRLRQWGASHSQAFTSEVIELRAGDQVQFTRNDRVLGRINGQQGEVIAVDPATREAKVQLARGKIETLALDNPRDQHIAHSYVATAFAAQGRTAERTFIHADSAATNLLDQKSFYVALSRAKDTTAVYTNDRGKLVGALLERAGLKQTALAPQLTGGMPSRAEQNRKAVASHGVAL; this is encoded by the coding sequence ATGGTAGCGACGATCTCCGCCCTGACCAGCGCCGGGCAGGCCGCCAGCTACTATGAGGCAGATGACTATTACGCAGAGGGTGGCCTCGCCCCCTCGGAATGGTTGGGCCAAGGCGCGCAGGTCCTGGACTTAGCCGGGGCCGTTGACCACGAGCAATTCGCCCGTCTGCTGGAGGGCCATGTCGCCGGGCAAAGCCTGGGCACGATGCGCGAGGGCGAGTGGGAGCATCGGCCCGGCTGGGATGTAACCTTCAGCGCGCCAAAATCCGTGTCGATCATGGCGGAGGTGGCGGGCGACCGTCGCCTCATCGCCGTGCATGAGCGGGCGGTGAAAACCGCCCTGGGGCTGGCGGAACAGCATTTTACCGCCACGCGGCTTCGGGAGGATGGCAGCATCCGGCGGGAGGCAACTGGCAATCTGGTCATCGCCTCTTTCCGGCATGGCACCAGCCGGGCGCTCGACCCGCAGCTTCATACGCATAATGTCATTCTCAACATGACCCGCGACAAGGCCGGGCAATGGCGCAGCCTGGAGCCGCGCGCTTTCTACCAGATGCAGAAGCTGATGGGGGCCGTCTACCGGCAGGAACTGGCCGCCGAGGTGCAGCGCCTGGGCTACGCAATCGAGCGCGGCAAGGATTCGACCTTTGAGATTGCCGGTATTGGCACGGAAACGCTGGAGGCGTTCAGCCAGCGTAGTGCTGCCATTGAGGCGCGACTGGCCGAGCGGGGCAAAAGCCGGGACCAGGCCAGCGCCGCCGAGAAGCAGGTTGCCGCGCTGGATGCGGGCGGCGGGCGCGTCATCGAGTGCGACACGCGCGAGGCCCGCTTTGCCCAGATCGCCCAGGATTACGCCAGTTTGGACACCAAAGAGAGACGCAAAGCGCTGGTGATCGAGCCTTCCCGCGAGGGGCGTGATGTGTTGACTAAGGAAATCCGCCACCGCTTGGCGGAAAATGGCGCTCTGCATGGCCCCACCGTTGAGACCGCCAGGCTGGTGCCCCGTGACCTGACGCGCGCTGAGGCCAAGGACGCGCACAGCTACGCCATCGGAGATACCATCCGCTTTGCCAAGGATTATGCCGACAAAGGCGTGTCAAAGGCGCAGGCCTATCGCGTGGTGGGCATCGACACCAAAAAGGCCGCCTTGACGCTGGCCGATCAGCACGGCGGGGCCATCGACTGGCGGCTGCGGCAATGGGGCGCGTCACACTCCCAGGCCTTCACCAGCGAGGTGATCGAGCTGCGGGCGGGTGACCAAGTGCAGTTTACCCGCAATGATCGTGTCTTGGGCCGAATCAACGGCCAGCAGGGCGAGGTCATCGCCGTTGATCCGGCAACGCGGGAGGCCAAAGTCCAGCTTGCTCGGGGCAAGATAGAGACGTTGGCGCTGGATAATCCCCGAGACCAGCATATCGCCCATTCTTATGTCGCCACTGCCTTTGCCGCCCAGGGGCGCACCGCCGAGCGCACATTCATCCACGCTGATAGCGCCGCCACGAACCTGCTGGACCAGAAGAGCTTCTACGTCGCGCTGTCCCGCGCCAAGGACACCACCGCCGTCTACACCAATGACCGGGGCAAGCTGGTTGGCGCGCTGCTGGAGCGTGCGGGCCTTAAGCAAACCGCCCTTGCTCCTCAATTGACCGGCGGGATGCCAAGCCGCGCCGAGCAGAACCGTAAAGCAGTGGCATCTCATGGTGTGGCGCTTTGA
- a CDS encoding type II toxin-antitoxin system HicA family toxin codes for MLMQKRHAKTLEAIFRRPVSGTIRWAEIEALFVALGAEILEREGSRVAVVLFGEVQVFHRPHPSPETDKGAVAAVRRWLENHGVKP; via the coding sequence ATGCTGATGCAAAAACGGCACGCCAAGACGCTTGAGGCGATCTTCCGCCGCCCCGTTTCAGGCACCATCCGCTGGGCCGAGATTGAGGCCCTGTTCGTGGCGCTGGGTGCGGAAATTCTGGAGCGGGAAGGCTCGCGCGTGGCCGTGGTGCTGTTTGGCGAGGTGCAGGTGTTCCACCGCCCGCACCCCTCGCCGGAGACTGACAAGGGTGCCGTGGCGGCGGTTCGCCGCTGGCTGGAAAACCATGGGGTGAAGCCATGA
- a CDS encoding pseudomurein-binding repeat-containing protein gives MSAIPSVSVSYARSGNSTKANELGMRPMQERGYEKRGEQYLLIKSPPASGKSRALMFIALDKLQNQGLRQAIIVVPERSIGASFNDEPLSQYGFWADWVVAPKWNLCNAPGGDNGGKVNSVQAFLDSPDKVLVCTHATFRFAVDRFGVAAFDNRLIAVDEFHHVSANPDNKLGTHLGQFIARGSAHIVAMTGSYFRGDAVAVLMPEDEAKFDTVTYTYYEQLNGYQYLKQLDIGYFFYSGAYADDILKVLDPDEKTIIHIPSVNSRESTKDKIREVEHIIEALGEWQGIDQVTGFQLVKRSDGRVLRIADLVDDDITKRDRVAAALKDASQKNNRDHVDIIIALGMAKEGFDWIWCEHALTVGYRSSLTEIVQIIGRATRDAPGKTRARFSNLIAAPDASDAAVTEAVNDTLKAIAASLLMEQVLAPRFEFKPKNPNSGPTPGLDYGEGGYDPAKCNVGFSEATGKFEIEINGLATPKSPEATRICRQDLNEVVAAFVQDKRTVERGLFDEELVPEELTQVRMGKIIKERYPELDDGDQEAVRQHAIAALNLTQAGKKKATGDDDGTPSPNTAFVDGVRRYVMSVQDLDIDLIDRINPFGEAIAILAKTMDEESLKQVAAVIAGKRVSLTPEDARDLAKRALQFKQERGRLPSITSPDAWEKRMAEGVAFLARMKAEAARG, from the coding sequence ATGAGCGCGATTCCCTCCGTTTCGGTCTCCTATGCCCGGAGCGGAAACTCGACCAAGGCCAATGAGCTGGGCATGCGCCCGATGCAGGAGCGCGGCTATGAAAAGCGGGGTGAGCAATATCTGCTGATCAAATCGCCCCCGGCCTCGGGCAAAAGCCGGGCGCTGATGTTCATTGCCCTGGATAAACTCCAGAATCAGGGGTTACGCCAAGCGATCATCGTGGTGCCGGAGCGCTCCATTGGCGCCAGCTTCAATGATGAGCCCCTGAGCCAGTATGGGTTCTGGGCCGATTGGGTGGTGGCGCCAAAATGGAACCTCTGCAACGCGCCAGGCGGGGATAACGGGGGCAAGGTCAATTCGGTTCAGGCTTTTCTGGATAGTCCGGACAAGGTGCTGGTTTGCACCCATGCGACCTTCCGCTTTGCCGTGGACAGGTTTGGGGTGGCGGCGTTCGATAACCGGCTGATCGCGGTGGATGAGTTCCACCATGTCTCAGCGAACCCGGATAATAAGCTGGGCACCCATTTGGGCCAGTTCATCGCCCGGGGGAGCGCGCATATTGTGGCGATGACCGGCTCTTATTTCCGTGGCGATGCCGTGGCCGTGCTGATGCCGGAGGATGAGGCCAAGTTCGATACCGTTACCTATACCTATTATGAGCAGCTCAACGGCTACCAATATCTGAAGCAGCTCGACATTGGGTATTTCTTCTATAGCGGCGCCTATGCCGACGATATTTTGAAGGTGCTGGACCCGGATGAGAAGACGATCATCCATATCCCAAGCGTGAATTCGCGCGAAAGCACGAAGGATAAGATCAGGGAGGTCGAGCATATCATCGAGGCGCTGGGGGAGTGGCAGGGGATCGACCAGGTTACCGGCTTTCAGCTGGTGAAACGCTCGGATGGCCGTGTGCTGCGGATTGCCGATTTGGTGGATGATGACATCACTAAACGCGACCGGGTTGCCGCCGCGCTTAAGGATGCCAGCCAGAAGAATAACCGGGACCATGTGGATATCATCATCGCGCTTGGCATGGCGAAGGAAGGGTTTGACTGGATTTGGTGTGAACATGCGCTGACCGTCGGCTACCGCTCCAGCTTGACCGAGATCGTGCAGATTATCGGCCGCGCCACCCGCGATGCGCCGGGCAAGACCCGCGCCCGGTTCAGCAACCTGATTGCTGCCCCCGATGCGTCTGATGCCGCTGTGACCGAAGCCGTGAATGACACGCTGAAAGCCATCGCCGCCAGCCTGCTGATGGAGCAGGTTTTGGCGCCCCGGTTCGAGTTCAAGCCGAAAAACCCGAATAGCGGACCAACGCCGGGGCTTGATTATGGCGAGGGAGGATATGATCCGGCGAAGTGCAATGTCGGATTCAGTGAGGCCACGGGCAAGTTCGAGATCGAGATCAATGGCTTGGCAACGCCAAAAAGCCCCGAGGCCACCCGCATTTGCCGGCAAGATTTGAACGAAGTTGTCGCCGCTTTTGTACAGGATAAGCGCACGGTTGAGCGGGGGCTGTTTGATGAGGAACTGGTGCCGGAAGAGCTGACCCAGGTGCGCATGGGCAAGATCATCAAGGAGAGATATCCCGAGCTTGATGATGGCGACCAGGAAGCCGTTCGCCAACACGCCATCGCGGCATTGAACCTGACCCAGGCCGGCAAGAAGAAGGCGACGGGTGACGATGACGGCACGCCCAGCCCGAATACGGCCTTTGTTGATGGCGTGCGGCGCTACGTGATGAGTGTGCAGGACTTGGATATCGACCTGATCGACCGGATCAACCCGTTTGGCGAGGCTATTGCGATCCTTGCCAAGACCATGGACGAGGAGAGCCTGAAACAGGTTGCGGCGGTCATCGCGGGCAAGCGGGTTAGCCTGACGCCCGAGGATGCCCGTGATTTGGCCAAACGCGCGCTGCAATTCAAACAAGAGCGCGGGCGGTTGCCCTCCATTACCTCACCGGATGCTTGGGAAAAGCGGATGGCCGAGGGGGTGGCCTTCCTTGCTCGCATGAAAGCGGAGGCAGCCCGTGGCTAA
- a CDS encoding type II toxin-antitoxin system HicB family antitoxin, with translation MNMLEIDGHKAVVQFDPEIGMFRGEFVGLTGGGDFYADSVEGLKREGRVSLQVFLDTCRERGIAPYRAFSGKFNVRIPGELHAEAVQVAAARGVSLNELVREALTHELSS, from the coding sequence ATGAATATGTTGGAGATTGATGGCCACAAGGCCGTTGTGCAGTTCGACCCCGAGATCGGCATGTTCCGGGGCGAGTTTGTGGGGCTGACCGGCGGCGGGGATTTTTACGCCGATAGCGTGGAAGGGCTGAAGCGCGAGGGGCGCGTCTCGCTGCAAGTGTTTCTGGACACCTGCCGTGAGCGCGGCATTGCGCCTTACCGCGCGTTCAGCGGCAAGTTCAATGTGCGTATTCCGGGCGAGCTGCACGCCGAGGCCGTGCAGGTAGCGGCAGCGCGCGGGGTAAGCCTGAATGAGCTGGTGCGCGAGGCGCTGACCCATGAGCTGAGTTCTTGA